One Kallotenue papyrolyticum genomic window carries:
- a CDS encoding PLP-dependent cysteine synthase family protein — MGARQNGTTRAAQASLLELVGHTPLLRLRRVTRGLPPAVELYAKAEWYNPGGSVKDRAALWMIRAGERSGALRPGMRIADATSGNTGIAYATIGAALGYGVTVAMPENASPERKRVLRALGAELILTDAAEGMDLAIRTIRELVAQQPERYFYPDQYNNPANAQAHYETTAPEIWEQTAGQVTHFVAALGTSGTFTGVGRRLRELKPTTQLIAVQPDGPFHAIEGVKHMASTALVPGLYDAALADRTLTVTTEEAYEMTRCLARLEGLLVGISAGANVAAALKVARELEAGVVVTVLCDSAAKYLSERFWDAPAQECLAGDGI; from the coding sequence ATGGGAGCGCGACAGAACGGAACAACGCGCGCAGCGCAGGCGAGCCTGCTTGAGCTGGTGGGCCACACGCCGCTGCTGCGCCTAAGGCGCGTGACACGAGGCCTGCCGCCGGCGGTGGAGCTGTACGCCAAGGCCGAGTGGTACAACCCCGGTGGATCGGTCAAGGATCGCGCCGCGTTGTGGATGATTCGCGCCGGCGAACGCAGTGGCGCGTTGCGGCCCGGCATGCGCATCGCCGATGCAACCAGCGGCAACACCGGCATTGCCTACGCCACCATCGGCGCGGCGCTGGGCTACGGCGTCACCGTCGCCATGCCCGAAAATGCCTCACCGGAGCGCAAGCGCGTGCTGCGCGCGCTAGGCGCCGAGCTGATCCTCACGGACGCCGCCGAGGGCATGGATCTGGCGATCCGCACCATTCGCGAGCTGGTGGCGCAGCAGCCGGAGCGCTATTTCTACCCCGATCAGTACAACAACCCGGCCAACGCGCAGGCGCACTACGAGACCACCGCGCCGGAGATCTGGGAGCAGACCGCCGGCCAGGTAACGCATTTCGTGGCCGCGCTGGGCACCAGCGGCACGTTTACCGGCGTGGGGCGGCGGCTGCGCGAGCTGAAGCCGACGACGCAGTTGATCGCGGTGCAGCCCGACGGTCCCTTCCACGCGATCGAGGGCGTCAAGCATATGGCCTCCACGGCGTTGGTGCCCGGTCTGTACGATGCCGCGCTGGCGGATCGCACGCTGACGGTCACCACCGAGGAGGCCTATGAGATGACGCGCTGCCTGGCGCGGTTGGAGGGGCTGCTGGTGGGCATCTCCGCTGGCGCCAATGTCGCGGCGGCGCTCAAGGTCGCGCGCGAGCTGGAGGCCGGTGTGGTCGTTACGGTGCTGTGCGACAGCGCCGCCAAGTATCTCAGCGAGCGCTTTTGGGACGCGCCGGCACAGGAGTGTCTGGCGGGCGATGGCATCTAG
- a CDS encoding Maf family protein: MAEKRLPSAGLTLASASPRRRELLRYLTPDFVVTATEAEEQDWMPPPAIVAALPPFPLDLRTHPTLLAWRKVMAARDSGVSGRVLGADTIVVIDDLVLNKPRDAAEAASMLRRLAGRTHRVYTGVIGLPEHDAPPVLGLEAAEVRMAPLSEAEIAAYVATGEPLDKAGAYGIQGLGGRLVEEVIGSYTCVVGLPLGLTHRILSELGVAGLANPETAFRRWLADHHRRPPRCTAP, encoded by the coding sequence GTGGCCGAAAAACGGTTACCATCGGCAGGCCTGACGCTGGCCTCAGCCTCGCCGCGGCGGCGCGAGCTGCTGCGCTATCTCACGCCCGACTTCGTGGTGACGGCCACCGAGGCCGAAGAGCAGGACTGGATGCCGCCGCCGGCGATCGTGGCGGCGCTGCCGCCCTTTCCGCTCGATCTCCGCACCCATCCCACGCTGCTGGCCTGGCGCAAAGTGATGGCCGCGCGCGACAGCGGCGTGAGCGGGCGCGTGCTCGGCGCCGACACGATCGTGGTGATCGACGACCTGGTGCTCAACAAGCCGCGCGATGCCGCCGAGGCCGCGAGCATGCTGCGCCGCCTGGCGGGGCGCACCCACCGCGTCTATACCGGCGTGATCGGCCTGCCGGAGCACGACGCGCCGCCGGTGCTGGGCCTGGAAGCCGCCGAGGTGCGCATGGCGCCCCTCAGCGAGGCCGAGATCGCCGCCTATGTCGCCACCGGCGAACCGCTGGACAAAGCCGGCGCCTACGGCATTCAGGGCCTGGGCGGGCGTCTGGTCGAGGAGGTGATCGGGTCCTACACCTGCGTGGTTGGGCTCCCACTGGGCCTGACACATCGCATCCTGAGCGAGCTTGGGGTTGCGGGGCTGGCCAACCCCGAGACGGCATTTCGACGCTGGCTGGCCGACCATCACAGGAGACCGCCTCGATGTACCGCACCATAA
- a CDS encoding putative maltokinase, producing MTQLAPSALVAALPQIPVAWLRDRRWFSSKGRQLTELTVSDWGALPLAEPAIIALARARYADGFEELLLLPLLATREALPVGVRAPAAATLTQDGVVWQIHDAFQHEAFQRLLMTRLLSGEDLPLTHGRITFAPEAALRAAPPPLREIRLVAAEQSNTSIIYDHQAILKCFRRVVAGVNPDVEVSRFLTRVGFRHTPALLGSLSYWRDGVEHSLAILQEFVPNRGDAWDYTLQRLAAFYEAVPTDATLNRAEQTRRLAAVLLDELRELGRLTGKLHRALAGDAADPDFAPRPLDEAQARAWQQALHAQAEATLELLAARRGALPDDLLAVVETLLAARERIRQRIAGLERLAQAGVLLTRYHGDYHLGQVLVSERGFLILDFEGEPLRPLAERRAHGSPLKDVAGMLRSLSYAAQSSLRTATRRDVDLAPWALAWESEARGAFLQGYRAATAAAPFVPRDAEVFNAALAAFELEKALYEVRYELNNRPDWLPIPLAGIQRVL from the coding sequence ATGACACAGCTCGCGCCAAGCGCGCTGGTCGCGGCGCTGCCGCAGATCCCCGTGGCCTGGCTGCGCGACCGGCGCTGGTTCAGCAGCAAGGGACGCCAACTTACCGAACTGACGGTGAGCGACTGGGGCGCGCTGCCGCTAGCGGAGCCGGCGATCATCGCCCTGGCGCGCGCGCGCTACGCCGACGGCTTCGAGGAGCTGCTGCTGTTGCCGCTGCTGGCCACGCGCGAGGCGCTTCCGGTGGGCGTGCGCGCGCCCGCCGCCGCCACGCTGACACAGGACGGTGTGGTCTGGCAGATCCACGATGCCTTTCAGCACGAGGCGTTTCAACGCCTGCTGATGACGCGCCTGCTGAGCGGTGAGGATCTGCCGCTGACGCACGGGCGCATCACCTTCGCACCCGAAGCCGCGCTACGCGCCGCACCGCCGCCGCTGCGCGAGATCCGGCTGGTCGCTGCCGAGCAGAGCAACACCTCGATCATTTACGACCACCAGGCGATCCTGAAGTGTTTTCGGCGCGTTGTCGCCGGCGTTAATCCCGATGTCGAGGTCTCGCGCTTCCTGACGCGGGTCGGCTTTCGCCACACGCCGGCGCTGCTCGGCAGCCTCAGCTACTGGCGCGACGGCGTGGAACATTCGCTGGCGATCCTGCAGGAGTTCGTGCCCAACCGCGGCGATGCCTGGGATTACACGCTGCAGCGTCTGGCTGCCTTCTATGAAGCCGTGCCCACGGATGCAACGCTGAATCGCGCCGAGCAGACGCGCCGGCTGGCCGCCGTGCTGCTCGATGAGCTGCGCGAGTTGGGCCGCCTGACCGGCAAGCTGCATCGCGCCCTGGCCGGCGATGCCGCTGATCCCGATTTCGCGCCGCGACCGCTGGACGAAGCCCAGGCGCGCGCCTGGCAGCAGGCGCTCCACGCGCAGGCCGAGGCGACGTTGGAGCTGCTCGCCGCGCGTCGCGGGGCATTGCCCGACGATCTGCTGGCGGTGGTGGAGACACTGCTGGCCGCGCGCGAGCGCATTCGGCAGCGCATTGCCGGGCTGGAGCGCCTGGCGCAGGCCGGCGTGCTGTTGACGCGCTACCACGGCGACTACCACCTCGGCCAGGTGTTGGTTAGCGAGCGCGGCTTTCTGATCCTCGACTTCGAGGGCGAGCCGCTGCGTCCGCTGGCGGAGCGCCGCGCGCATGGCTCGCCGCTGAAGGATGTCGCCGGCATGCTGCGCTCGCTGAGCTATGCCGCGCAGAGCAGCCTGCGCACCGCGACGCGCCGCGATGTCGATCTCGCGCCCTGGGCGCTGGCCTGGGAGAGCGAAGCGCGGGGCGCGTTTCTGCAGGGCTACCGCGCCGCGACCGCGGCGGCCCCGTTCGTGCCGCGCGATGCGGAGGTCTTCAACGCCGCGCTGGCTGCCTTCGAGCTGGAGAAGGCGCTCTACGAAGTGCGCTACGAGCTGAACAATCGTCCCGACTGGCTGCCGATCCCGCTGGCCGGCATCCAGCGCGTGTTGTGA
- a CDS encoding alpha-1,4-glucan--maltose-1-phosphate maltosyltransferase yields MTQTPTATARVWSTPDPVPGEETRIVIEHVTPQIDCGRYPIKRIVGDTVAVEADIFRDGHDQLAAVVKWRRRGETHWQEAPLRFLDNDRWGGSFRVEEVGRYEWTIEAWTDHYGTWHADMGKRLAAGQDVTSELLEGRRLVALAAERATGEDRRRLQAALRELETADQPRALAILMDEAFAALVRRYPDRSHASVHTPVLSITVDRPRARFSTWYEMFPRSYSPIPGKHGTFRDAAERLPAISAMGFDVVYLPPIHPIGRINRKGRNNALVAQPGDVGSPWAIGSSEGGHDAIHPELGTLEDFAYFVQRARELGMEVALDLAIQCAPDHPWTTQHPEWFYRRPDGTIRYAENPPKKYEDIYPINFYGPHQEALWHELLRIVRLWIERGVRIFRVDNPHTKSVPFWGWLIEQVQRDDPGVIFLAEAFTRPKMMRALAKVGFTQSYTYFTWRNTKWELTEYLTELTQSEMREYYRPNFWPNTPDILHDYLVRGGRPAFKIRYVLAATLSSNMGIYSGYELCENVPRPGVEEYIDNEKYEIKQRDWNQPHSIAPFITTVNRARHAHPALQETNNLRFLHADNDNIIAYVKQSPDRRDTILTVVNLDPFQWHECTVYVPFGELGLPQEPWTPIIAEDLITGAKYPWRDGGNYVRLDPHHEPAHILWLHTQGDMVS; encoded by the coding sequence ATGACGCAGACGCCAACCGCGACCGCCCGGGTCTGGTCCACGCCCGATCCGGTTCCCGGCGAAGAGACGCGCATCGTGATCGAGCATGTCACGCCGCAGATCGATTGCGGGCGCTACCCGATCAAGCGTATCGTGGGCGACACGGTGGCCGTTGAGGCCGACATCTTCCGCGACGGCCACGACCAGCTCGCGGCGGTGGTCAAGTGGCGCCGGCGCGGCGAGACGCACTGGCAAGAAGCGCCGCTGCGCTTTCTGGACAACGATCGCTGGGGGGGCAGCTTCCGCGTGGAGGAGGTCGGGCGCTACGAGTGGACGATCGAAGCCTGGACCGATCACTACGGCACCTGGCATGCCGACATGGGCAAGCGCCTGGCAGCGGGCCAGGACGTGACCAGCGAGCTCCTGGAAGGGCGGCGGCTGGTGGCGCTGGCGGCGGAGCGCGCCACAGGCGAGGATCGCCGGCGGCTGCAGGCCGCGCTGCGCGAGCTGGAGACCGCCGACCAGCCGCGCGCGCTGGCGATCCTCATGGATGAGGCCTTTGCCGCGCTGGTGCGGCGCTATCCGGATCGCAGCCATGCCTCGGTCCATACGCCGGTGTTGTCGATCACCGTGGATCGCCCCCGCGCGCGCTTCAGCACCTGGTACGAGATGTTTCCGCGCTCCTACTCGCCGATTCCGGGCAAGCACGGCACCTTTCGCGACGCTGCCGAGCGCCTGCCGGCGATCAGCGCGATGGGCTTCGATGTGGTCTATCTGCCGCCGATCCATCCGATCGGGCGCATTAACCGCAAGGGCCGCAACAACGCGCTGGTGGCGCAGCCGGGCGATGTCGGCAGCCCGTGGGCCATCGGCAGCAGCGAGGGCGGCCACGACGCGATCCATCCGGAGCTGGGCACGCTCGAAGATTTCGCGTACTTCGTGCAACGCGCCCGCGAGCTGGGCATGGAGGTGGCGCTCGATCTGGCGATCCAGTGCGCGCCCGACCATCCCTGGACCACGCAGCATCCGGAGTGGTTCTATCGCCGTCCCGATGGGACGATCCGCTACGCCGAAAATCCGCCCAAGAAGTACGAAGATATCTACCCGATCAACTTCTATGGTCCGCACCAGGAGGCGCTGTGGCACGAGCTGCTGCGCATCGTGCGGCTGTGGATCGAGCGCGGCGTGCGCATCTTCCGCGTGGACAATCCGCATACCAAGAGCGTGCCCTTCTGGGGCTGGCTGATCGAGCAGGTGCAGCGCGACGATCCGGGCGTGATCTTTCTGGCCGAGGCCTTTACCCGGCCCAAGATGATGCGCGCGCTGGCCAAGGTCGGCTTCACGCAGAGCTATACCTACTTCACCTGGCGCAACACCAAGTGGGAGCTGACCGAGTATCTCACCGAGCTGACGCAGAGCGAGATGCGCGAGTACTACCGGCCCAACTTCTGGCCCAACACGCCCGACATTCTGCACGACTATCTGGTGCGCGGCGGGCGGCCCGCTTTCAAGATTCGCTACGTGCTGGCGGCGACGCTCAGCTCCAACATGGGCATCTACAGCGGCTACGAGCTGTGCGAGAACGTGCCGCGTCCCGGCGTGGAGGAGTACATCGACAACGAGAAGTACGAGATCAAGCAGCGCGACTGGAATCAGCCCCATTCGATCGCGCCGTTCATCACTACCGTCAACCGGGCGCGGCATGCCCATCCGGCCTTGCAGGAGACCAACAATCTGCGCTTCCTGCACGCCGACAATGACAACATCATCGCCTACGTCAAGCAGTCGCCCGACCGTCGCGACACGATCCTGACGGTGGTCAACCTCGATCCCTTCCAGTGGCATGAGTGTACCGTGTACGTACCCTTCGGCGAGCTGGGCCTGCCCCAGGAGCCCTGGACGCCGATCATCGCCGAGGACCTGATCACCGGCGCCAAGTATCCTTGGCGCGATGGCGGCAACTACGTGCGGCTCGATCCGCACCACGAGCCGGCGCATATCCTGTGGCTGCATACGCAGGGAGATATGGTCTCATGA
- the malQ gene encoding 4-alpha-glucanotransferase produces MAPTRIRGRQTVMDDRRTSGILLHPTSLPGRGIGELGASAERFIDWLARAGQQRWQIMPLGPTGYGDSPYASLSALAGNPLLIALDRLVEAGLLQPADLERAPALPDDHVDFGAVIGWKMNVLQRAYANFRAGAAPAQQAAFEAFLSQHQSWLEDYALFMALKEAHGGAPWNQWNAALVRRDPAALAQARERLAERIRFQQFLQWLFFTHWLEIKRYANQHGVRIIGDIPIFVAYDSADVWANPELFFLDDAGNPTVVAGVPPDYFSATGQRWGNPLYRWDVLERRGYDWWIERFRLTLLLVDIVRLDHFRGFVAYWEVPAAEETAVNGRWVPGPGRALFDALRKALGRVPIIAEDLGLITPDVHALRQELGVPGMAVLHFAWGDTADNLYLPHNHERNLVVYTGTHDNDTTVGWWHALDERTRAHVQRYLGIHGHDIAWDLIRVALMSVAETAIIPMQDVLSLGSEARMNMPGRLGGNWSWRVRAEQLSEATAQRLADLSALYGRTPRMDGTGA; encoded by the coding sequence ATAGCACCAACACGCATCAGAGGAAGACAGACGGTTATGGATGATCGACGCACTAGCGGCATTCTCCTGCACCCTACCTCGCTGCCAGGTCGCGGCATCGGCGAACTGGGCGCGTCCGCAGAACGCTTCATTGACTGGCTAGCCCGCGCCGGACAGCAGCGCTGGCAGATCATGCCGCTCGGCCCGACCGGCTACGGCGATTCGCCGTACGCCTCGCTCTCGGCGCTGGCCGGCAATCCGCTGCTGATCGCGCTGGATCGGCTGGTCGAGGCCGGGCTGCTCCAGCCCGCCGATCTGGAGCGCGCGCCCGCACTGCCCGACGACCACGTCGACTTCGGCGCGGTGATCGGCTGGAAGATGAACGTGCTGCAGCGCGCCTACGCCAACTTCCGCGCCGGCGCGGCGCCCGCGCAGCAGGCCGCGTTTGAGGCCTTTCTGAGCCAGCACCAGAGCTGGCTGGAGGACTATGCCCTGTTCATGGCGCTCAAAGAGGCGCACGGCGGCGCGCCCTGGAACCAGTGGAACGCGGCCCTGGTGCGTCGCGACCCGGCAGCGCTGGCCCAGGCACGCGAGCGGCTGGCCGAACGCATCCGCTTTCAGCAGTTCCTGCAGTGGCTGTTCTTCACGCACTGGCTGGAGATCAAGCGCTACGCCAACCAGCATGGCGTCCGCATCATCGGAGATATTCCGATCTTCGTGGCCTACGACAGCGCCGATGTGTGGGCCAATCCCGAGCTGTTTTTTCTGGACGACGCCGGCAATCCGACGGTGGTGGCGGGCGTGCCGCCGGATTACTTCAGCGCCACCGGCCAACGCTGGGGCAACCCGCTCTACCGCTGGGACGTGCTGGAACGGCGCGGCTACGACTGGTGGATCGAGCGTTTCCGGCTGACGCTGCTGCTGGTGGATATCGTGCGCCTCGACCACTTCCGCGGCTTTGTGGCCTACTGGGAGGTGCCCGCCGCCGAGGAGACCGCCGTCAACGGGCGCTGGGTGCCGGGGCCAGGTCGCGCGCTCTTCGACGCGCTGCGCAAAGCCCTGGGCCGCGTGCCGATCATCGCCGAAGACCTGGGCCTGATCACCCCCGACGTCCACGCCCTGCGCCAGGAGCTGGGCGTTCCGGGCATGGCCGTACTGCACTTCGCCTGGGGCGATACCGCCGACAACCTCTACTTGCCGCACAATCACGAGCGCAACCTGGTGGTCTATACCGGCACGCACGACAACGACACCACCGTCGGCTGGTGGCACGCCCTGGACGAGCGCACGCGCGCGCATGTGCAGCGCTACCTGGGCATTCATGGCCACGACATCGCCTGGGACCTGATCCGCGTGGCGCTGATGTCGGTCGCCGAAACGGCGATCATCCCCATGCAGGACGTGCTCAGCCTGGGCAGCGAGGCGCGCATGAACATGCCGGGCCGGCTGGGCGGCAACTGGAGCTGGCGCGTGCGCGCGGAGCAGCTCAGCGAGGCAACCGCGCAACGGCTCGCCGACCTCAGCGCGCTGTACGGCCGCACACCCCGCATGGACGGCACGGGCGCGTGA
- a CDS encoding diacylglycerol/lipid kinase family protein, with protein MNDALTPHHPPPHPLRARLILNPYAGHAEDVRAIHSAITELRTRGWEIDVTLTARPGHGIELARDAAQRGYQVAIAAGGDGTVNEVVNGIAHTATALAVLPVGTGNVWCRELRLPLRPRDAAIALSQGHILQLDLGLAGERYFLLMAGIGFDAAVTRLVDVTLKRRLGMLAYVVQALRVARQVRGTRTRITLDGWRTIKGRVLMVVIGNSRLYGGVLEITHHANLTDGLLDVAVIKGQDVRAAPLHLLSIVLRRYNLNPDMAYYRAREVRVESAVPLDVQVDGDAIGTTPMSFRVAPGALHALVPPWIDTADLGTGTGLRLPLLDHIRRIWIDRSPQHV; from the coding sequence GTGAACGACGCGCTCACCCCCCACCACCCCCCACCCCATCCACTCCGGGCTCGCCTGATCCTCAACCCCTACGCCGGCCATGCCGAAGATGTCAGGGCTATTCATAGCGCCATCACCGAGCTGCGCACCCGCGGCTGGGAGATCGATGTCACGCTGACGGCGCGCCCCGGCCACGGCATCGAGCTGGCGCGCGACGCCGCCCAACGCGGCTACCAGGTGGCGATCGCCGCCGGCGGCGACGGCACCGTCAACGAGGTGGTCAACGGCATCGCCCACACGGCAACGGCGCTGGCCGTGCTGCCGGTCGGCACCGGCAACGTCTGGTGTCGCGAGCTGCGCCTGCCGCTGCGGCCGCGCGACGCGGCCATCGCCCTGAGTCAGGGCCACATCCTTCAGCTCGACCTGGGCCTGGCCGGCGAGCGCTACTTCCTGCTGATGGCCGGCATCGGCTTCGACGCCGCGGTGACGCGGCTGGTGGATGTGACGCTCAAGCGTCGGCTCGGCATGCTGGCCTACGTGGTCCAGGCGCTGCGCGTGGCGCGTCAGGTGCGGGGCACCCGCACGCGCATCACGCTGGACGGCTGGCGTACGATCAAGGGCCGCGTGCTGATGGTGGTGATCGGCAACAGCCGGCTCTACGGCGGCGTGCTGGAGATCACCCATCACGCCAATCTGACCGACGGCCTGCTGGATGTGGCCGTGATCAAGGGACAGGATGTACGCGCCGCGCCGCTGCACCTGCTCAGCATTGTGCTGCGGCGGTATAATCTCAATCCGGATATGGCCTACTACCGGGCGCGCGAGGTGCGAGTCGAGAGCGCCGTGCCGCTGGATGTGCAGGTGGACGGCGATGCGATCGGCACCACGCCGATGAGCTTCCGGGTCGCGCCAGGGGCGCTGCACGCGCTGGTGCCTCCTTGGATCGACACCGCCGACCTCGGGACAGGCACCGGCCTGCGCCTGCCGCTGCTGGACCACATCCGCCGGATTTGGATCGACCGTTCACCACAGCACGTATGA
- a CDS encoding Mov34/MPN/PAD-1 family protein, translating into MLVITPHVRAAIEEQARSSYPEECCGLLIGRIEAERRVALEVWPVVNAWDATVALSADEAAHSKRDRFYIAPGEYLRAQRAAARRDLEIVGCYHSHPDDRAWPSERDRVGASGVGGGPHFSFVIVSVINGQPDAIASATLSSDGARWLAEELRIQEA; encoded by the coding sequence ATGTTGGTGATCACGCCACACGTACGGGCAGCGATCGAAGAACAGGCGCGCAGCAGCTATCCGGAGGAGTGTTGCGGGCTGCTGATCGGGCGCATCGAAGCCGAGCGGCGCGTGGCGCTGGAGGTCTGGCCGGTGGTCAACGCCTGGGATGCGACGGTGGCGCTGAGCGCGGACGAGGCGGCGCACTCCAAACGCGATCGCTTCTACATCGCGCCGGGCGAGTACTTGCGGGCGCAGCGTGCCGCGGCGCGACGCGACCTGGAGATCGTCGGCTGCTACCATTCCCATCCCGACGACCGGGCCTGGCCGTCTGAGCGCGATCGCGTCGGTGCGTCCGGCGTCGGCGGCGGGCCGCACTTTTCGTTCGTGATCGTTTCGGTGATCAACGGGCAACCGGACGCGATCGCCAGCGCCACGCTCTCCAGCGATGGCGCGCGCTGGCTGGCGGAAGAGTTGCGCATACAGGAGGCATAG
- a CDS encoding VOC family protein — MTLRLDHLVILVHDLEAAMRDYRALGFRVTPGGVHADGLTHNALIPLADGCYLELIAFVDPDDPRDNLWGWRRHLAAGGGLIDYCLASDDLEADVARMRARGLNVNGPSEGGRLRPDGTQLRWRSAQIWQTGRALPFLIQDLTPRDWRVPAGEAAQHANGVVGVREVVIAVADLARVATLFAAMSDLRAAPIISDARLEAQRAAFHLDEQCIVFAEPAAPHSPLQHHLQRAGVGPFEAVLLAEDRPRLLDTRLTHGARLRIG; from the coding sequence ATGACGCTACGGCTCGATCATCTGGTGATTCTGGTCCACGACCTCGAGGCGGCCATGCGCGACTACCGCGCGCTTGGCTTCCGCGTCACGCCTGGCGGCGTCCACGCCGACGGCCTGACCCACAACGCGCTGATCCCCCTGGCCGACGGATGCTACCTCGAACTGATCGCCTTTGTCGATCCCGACGATCCGCGCGACAACCTCTGGGGCTGGCGCCGGCATCTGGCCGCCGGCGGCGGGCTGATCGATTACTGTCTGGCATCGGACGATCTCGAAGCCGATGTCGCGCGCATGCGCGCGCGGGGGCTGAACGTGAACGGTCCGAGCGAGGGTGGGCGTCTTCGACCCGACGGCACGCAGCTACGCTGGCGCAGCGCGCAGATCTGGCAGACCGGTCGCGCGCTGCCGTTTCTGATCCAAGACCTGACGCCGCGCGACTGGCGCGTGCCCGCAGGCGAGGCGGCACAGCATGCCAACGGCGTAGTCGGCGTACGCGAAGTGGTGATCGCCGTGGCCGATCTGGCGCGCGTCGCCACGCTCTTCGCCGCCATGAGCGACCTGCGCGCCGCACCGATCATCAGCGATGCGCGGCTGGAGGCGCAGCGCGCCGCCTTTCATCTGGACGAACAGTGCATCGTGTTTGCCGAACCGGCCGCGCCGCACAGCCCGCTGCAGCACCATCTCCAACGCGCCGGCGTGGGACCTTTTGAAGCGGTGTTGCTCGCCGAGGATCGGCCCAGGCTGCTCGATACGCGCCTGACGCACGGCGCGCGCCTGCGCATCGGCTGA
- a CDS encoding response regulator encodes MYRTINILIVDDHPLFRQGVRYSLQDEHDIKVVGDASTAEEALQFISLSPPDVAIVDINLPGMNGLELTRQIHRTYPSLGVIVLSMHESDEQAFNALRAGAAAYYSKDISSVQLAQVIRRVARGEYVINEVMFDEPKVAQRILTQFRDLHQSVTTEADVDFTLFSPLSDREIEVLEKIAAGHSNKEIADSLSISTQTVKNHISSILRKLSLNDRTQAVIYALRRGWINAPLDTPPPPLRLPDVEDAEA; translated from the coding sequence ATGTACCGCACCATAAACATCCTGATCGTGGACGACCATCCCCTGTTTCGGCAGGGCGTGCGCTACAGCCTCCAGGACGAGCACGACATCAAAGTCGTGGGCGATGCGTCAACAGCGGAAGAGGCGCTCCAGTTCATCAGCCTGTCGCCGCCCGACGTAGCGATCGTGGACATCAACCTGCCGGGCATGAACGGGCTGGAGCTGACGCGGCAGATCCACCGCACCTACCCGAGCCTGGGCGTGATCGTGCTCTCGATGCACGAGAGCGACGAACAGGCCTTCAACGCGCTGCGCGCCGGCGCGGCAGCCTACTACTCCAAGGACATCAGCTCGGTACAGTTGGCGCAGGTGATCCGGCGCGTTGCGCGCGGCGAGTACGTGATCAACGAAGTTATGTTCGACGAGCCCAAGGTGGCGCAGCGCATTCTGACGCAGTTTCGCGATCTGCACCAGAGCGTCACTACCGAGGCCGACGTTGATTTCACGCTCTTCTCGCCGCTCAGCGATCGCGAGATCGAAGTGCTGGAGAAGATCGCCGCCGGCCACTCCAACAAGGAGATCGCCGATAGCCTCTCGATCAGCACGCAGACGGTCAAGAACCATATCTCGTCGATCCTGCGCAAGCTGTCGCTCAACGACCGCACGCAGGCCGTGATCTACGCCCTGCGCCGCGGCTGGATCAACGCGCCGCTGGACACGCCGCCGCCGCCGTTGCGCCTGCCTGATGTCGAGGATGCGGAAGCGTGA
- a CDS encoding ubiquitin-like small modifier protein 1, producing MAVTVIVPTALRQYTGGQSRLTVEGATVGDALRQVVAQYPELGQQLFDGEGRLRSFVNLYRNDDDVRYLEGLETPVGERDELSIIPAIAGG from the coding sequence ATGGCTGTGACGGTTATTGTTCCAACCGCGCTGCGCCAGTACACCGGCGGGCAGAGCCGCCTGACGGTCGAGGGCGCGACCGTAGGCGATGCCCTGCGCCAGGTGGTGGCGCAGTATCCGGAGTTGGGCCAGCAGCTCTTCGATGGCGAGGGCCGGCTGCGCTCGTTCGTCAATCTGTACCGCAACGACGACGACGTGCGCTACCTCGAGGGCCTGGAAACGCCCGTCGGCGAGCGCGATGAGCTGAGCATTATTCCGGCGATCGCCGGCGGCTAA